The Kogia breviceps isolate mKogBre1 chromosome 19, mKogBre1 haplotype 1, whole genome shotgun sequence genome contains the following window.
CTGACAGGGCCCTGCCCACAGTGGTGGTCCTGCTCAGTGACATCCGGGACGTGAACGTGGAGGAGGAGAAGGTCCGGTACTTCGGGAAGGGCTACGTGGTGGTGCTTCGGTTTGCCACGGGCTTCTCCCACCCCCTCACGCAGAGTGCTGTCATGGGCCACCACAGGTAAGCTGAGGACAGGTGACTTGACTGGCCAGGGCTGCCCCTTGCCCTCAGTCAGGTGGTCCTCCCCAGGGACTTCCCAGCATGGCAGGGcatggagagaggcctcaggaacgtgggggaggaggtgaggccgGTGGGGGGGGCAGGCCTGCCACCACCCACTAGGGGGAGGTCAGGGGTCCCCATTGGGCGTAGAAGACTGGACTAGGGTCAGGTGAGGGTGGGGATCAGGACTGAAGAGGCTGGGTCCTAGTGGGTTACCCTGGAGGTAGATACCTGGGGTGAGCCTGGTATGGTCTTGTGGCTGCTGCGGGGTGGCCAGTATCTCTGTCACAATAACCCACCCTTCCTCCCTGTGCCCGTCTGGACCAGTGATGTGGAAGCCATCGCCAAGCTCATCACTACTTTCCTGGAGCTGCACTGCCTTGAGAGTCCCGTGGAGCTGTCTCAGAGCAGTGACAGTGAGGTCGATGGCCCCGAGGACCAGAGCTGACCTCCACGGAACCCCCGCCTTGGTTCTGGTGGGGCCCCAGCAGGACTGATGGGCCGCCTACAAGTCCTCCTCCTCAGCTCCCGGCTGTGTCCTTGGAAGCCCCAGGGCAGGACCCTCAGCCGTTCCTGCTGCTTGCTTCTGTCCTCTGAGCGAAACCACAGTGGGACCTTCTCTGCAGGCTCCAAGGGGTCCAGAGAGGGCACAGGCCTCAGATCTGTCTCTTCCTGGAATCAACAGCCCACTGGGGCGGCAGCCTGGTGTGGACAGGCCAGATGTGCTAGCTGTGGGGGGCTCAAGGCCTCTGAAATGGGAAGGAGGAACACCCAGGGTCCCAGGGTGTGAGGGCCAGGGCTGAGCTCTTTGGGTTGGGAGGTTCGCCAAGACCAGGTAGGTCCTGAGGGTTGCGGTGAGGTTCCAGCAGGCCAGTGCAGGGCCCACAGCTGGGTTAGGCTCTGAGGATGCTGCCGCCACACGTCATCTCCGGGAATCCCATCTGCCCTGCTCCCCGTGCCTGTCCCTCCCGGCAGTCGGACGTCCTTAGTGGTCAGAAGTGAGGTGCTTGCCTACGGAGCTGCCAGGGCTCAGGGTGGACGCTAAGGGGCACGCCTGGTTGGTGTGCGGCAGCCACTCCTGAGGCTTCCATGCCCCCAGACCACTGTCCACTCATGTGGCTCATCTCGAGTCCAGACAGGATTGCAGCCAGGCTCTCACAGAGAGGATAAcctcccgcccctgcccccagTGTAGGCAGAAGTTCTCTCTTCTTGCTTTGTGCATCATTTAAAA
Protein-coding sequences here:
- the CYBC1 gene encoding cytochrome b-245 chaperone 1 isoform X4 encodes the protein MYMQVETRTSSCLHLKRAPGIRSWSLLVDSLGWKLFYVTGCLFVAVQNLEDWEEAIFNKSTGKVVLKTFSLYRKLLTLCRAGHDQVVVLLSDIRDVNVEEEKVRYFGKGYVVVLRFATGFSHPLTQSAVMGHHSDVEAIAKLITTFLELHCLESPVELSQSSDSEVDGPEDQS